The Anomaloglossus baeobatrachus isolate aAnoBae1 chromosome 5, aAnoBae1.hap1, whole genome shotgun sequence genome includes the window TGTTATAATTCACGCAATGGGATTTTCAGTTTAATAAGGTGTTGGTGGTCTCTACCTACCCTGATGGGTGAGctactattactattattattactactaagtTTGATCGGCTAAATTAAATAGGACGCTTTCCCACTAATTCTGTATCCCACAGGACACGCGATTTAGTTCTGCGGCACCACAGGCCCATGGTAAGGTGACTCACCCGGACTTTGCTGGACTTTCTCTGTTTCCATAACCTATGCATTTACTGATCTCCTTTCCTCCATAACCAGCTGCCTCTGACTTTCTCCATGCCCAACGGACCTCCCTCCAGGCCATACCATAGAAGTCATTTGGTAACACTGTTCTTACTCTTTATTCCTTCTCCTCTATCTCTTTACCTCTACACCATACCTCATAGTAACCACTAGATCATCTTTGTTTCATTTGTGTAACTGGTATAACAAtcaggcacattatcctgattccaagcatgagccctgaaccCTGTTTCTACACTGCAGGAGCTGCCCTCCTCCTGATACTCTTATGATTGTAATTATTGTATTGCCTTTGATTTCATTCCATATAACTGAAGTAACTATCAGGCATATTACCctgatcccaagcgtgagccctggacCCTGAATCCATACTGCAGGGACCATACACATGATCATAATATCTCCAAAGCCCAACAAACCTTTCTCCGGGCTATACCATTGAAGCCAATAGGTAACCTTACTCTCACTATTTGTTCTTTCCTGCATTCATTCTATACTCTACAGCTACCACTTAACCACTTTTGTATTTCATTTAATGTAGCTATAATAGCACCCAGGTCCATTATCCTGACTCCAAACTTGAGCCCTGGGCCCTGATACCATACCGAAGGAACTGCCTTCTCCCTGACACTTCCATGATTGTAATATCTCTGGCCACTCTAGACAAGGGACACACATGACTACCAAGGTAATCAATATTTAATTCCCCCTCATGGACCCTATTTGTGGAACAGAATCACCTTACTCAACAGGTTTTTTCTCATCCCCACTCATCTTAAGAGATATTCTATGTTCTCTGTTCCAGACTTCCTCACTATGTTCCTCATACCCCTATAGGATTTGATCCTATACGCCGGCATCACCCAGGGACCTCACACAGGGTATGTCCACGCTTACATCATTTTTCtagatatttctctctctcttacatGTTGTTGTTTTTCTCCCTCCTTCAGCAGTCTCTGCACGTGTTCTTACAGCTATCCTACTTACCTATCAGGTTACGTTTCCAGTGTAGGTCAAGGTGAGCGTCCTTACCATACTCTCGATACCCTACGGTCACTCCACATCGCTCATCCACCCTGTATCCACTGTACTACGATATAACAGTGATCAACAGAGCTATCTACCTTATATACGACATCTTCTAGTTTCAAACTGTATACATAGACTTCTGTACCCTTGTCTCTATGGCTCTGTCATTGCCTGTTTTCTCTGATGTTCAAATTTTGCCTTCTGTACCTTGATAATGCAGCCACGACTTCAATTGATTGACTTCCTTTCTTTGTTTTGTCTCTcttattttgtaaatattgtatttaGTCTGtctgacctgatgaaggcttgttagccgaaacgtcgacacctggcggacaattgtacagcaccgttTTTTCACGTTtgacactaacaaaataaaagaaaaggattctgACATCCAACTACTGTGTTCTTTGATTTCATGGGAAATTACTAGTGTGCCGGCGTTAACCTctagagacacatacagggactgaattcattccttacatacagataaatataggccatgtgtatttagtcctgtctattacctgttgATGTGAGGGACTGggaaacctccatcatgatgtccttgtacagatctttgtgtccttctaaatactcccactcctccatggagaaatagacggtgacgtcctgacaccttataggaacctgacacatacaatgataccgtcacccccgatcccttcatagcgttactgtataatgtcccagcattcccagcagtgtcacctctccagtcagcagctcaatcatcttgtaggtgagttctaggatcttctggtcattgatgtcctcatgtatcggggggtgaggtggaggccccgtgattgggctcaggggtcttccccatccctcagacacaggggcctgacagcgctcactagaggtcttcttcactactgtgtaatcctggttatggagagacacagtaagaaatctcactccagacatttccagagtcctcacctctccagttctgtccatctgttattcccatagataagaatgatgtaatgtgacgtcatcagaatctctcacctctccagtaagccggaagaggatctctagggtgaggtgtaatatcctctccgccatcttgtccctgtccatattcagccttcacggggcaatcaggagaattctcttctatagagcgattgttctcccccagcatctaatgtgtatggagcctgagccctgtaatggggaatctccacacacctcctcctgcagagccgcacactagatatataataccctgcacctacctccacctgcagagccgcacactagatatataataccctgcacctacctccacctgcagagccgcacactagatatataataacctgcacctacctccacctgcagagccgcacactagatatataataccctgcacctacctccacctgcagagccgcacactagatatataatcccctgcacacacctccacctgcagagccgcacactagatatataataccctgcacctacctccacctgcagagccgcacactagatatataataccctgcacctacctccacctgcagagccgcacactagatatataataccctgcacctacctccacctgcagagccgcacactagatatataataccctgcacctacctccacctgcagagccgcacactagatatataataccctgcacctacctccacctgcagagccgcacactagatatataataccctgcacctacctccacctgcagagccgcacactagatatataataccctgcacctacctccacctgcagagccgcacactagatatataataacctgcacctacctccacctgcagagccgcacactagatatataataccctgcacctacctccacctgcagagccgcacactagatatataataccctgcacctacctccacctgcagagccgcacactagatatataataccctgcacctacctccacctgcagagccgcacactagatatataataccctgcacctacctccacctgcagagccacacactagatatataataccctgcacctacctccacctgcagagccgcacactagatatataataacctgcacctacctcctcctgcagagccgcacactagatatataataccctgcacctacctccacctgcagagccgcacactagatatataataccctgcacctacctccacctgcagagccgcacactagatatataataccctgcacctacctccacctgcagagccgcacactagatatataataccctgcacctacctccacctgcagagccgcacactagatatataataccctgcacctacctccacctgcagagccgcacactagatatataataccctgcacctacctccacctgcagagccgcacactagatatataataccctgcacctacctcctcctgcagagccgcacactagatatataataccctgcacctacctccacctgcagagccgcacactagatatataataccctgcacctacctccacctgcagagccgcacactagatatataataccctgcacctacctccacctgcagagccgcacactagatatataataccctgcacctacctcctcctgcagagccgcacactagatatataataccctgcacctacctccacctgcagagccg containing:
- the LOC142313075 gene encoding gastrula zinc finger protein XlCGF66.1-like, whose product is MDRDKMAERILHLTLEILFRLTGEDYTVVKKTSSERCQAPVSEGWGRPLSPITGPPPHPPIHEDINDQKILELTYKMIELLTGEVPIRCQDVTVYFSMEEWEYLEGHKDLYKDIMMEVSQSLTSTGLQPKMLGFSWRITDLLHCSTLSPQIR